The Winogradskyella schleiferi genome contains the following window.
GTTTTGCTAAGTGTTATACCTGTCTCATCCACCGCATAAAAAAAACCTTTTACTTTTTCAGTATCTGTGTTAACCCATACTTTATATAAAGCCACTTTGTTATTAGACTTACTCCGCTCTTGTCCATAAGATATTACCGAAATAAATAAAGCTACAATAATTTTCAATGCAAAAGTTTTCATGAATACTTGTTGTTTTCTAACATGGTCAATACAGTAAAATATCTAACTGAATTAAGATTAATTAAATATGATGCAATTGTAAGTTATGTGTTTTAAAAAAAGCGCATTATTTAATCATATAAAATCCTCGTTTATAACACATTTGATACAAGACATAGCTTGAGTCTAAATTAGTATTTTGACTAGAATTGGTATCCGAAATTCTCTTTAGAACCAGAAATAGGACATAAAAACATCGTTTATTAATCATCTATAATCTACTACGATACGACGTTGGCGTTTCTGAAGTAAACTTTTTAAAAGCAGAATAGAATGTGGATTTAGAATTAAACCCGCATTCTAAACCAATAGCCACAATGGTATATTGTTTAAACCTATCACTCAGCAATAGTTTTTTGGCTTGTTGAACCCGAAGCGAATTAATAAAATCCGAAAAGTTATAGGTGCTATAAGTGTTGATTACTTTGGATAGATGACTATTGCTAATATTCAATTCTTCAGAAAGTAGATCCATACTAAAAAATGGATCTAAAAACCGTTTGTTATCAATCACATAAGTTTTAATAGTTTCAAAATCAGCTCTATGCTTTTCTTTGAGTTTAGCATTTTGTTTTTCACTAGAAATTTCTAAAATGGTATTGGGTTCTCGGTTTTCAATTTGTTGTCTAATGTCTATTCTTTCATTTGTTGTTTTCGAATGAATCAAACCTTGATAGCCTAACCAATAAATTAATATAGAATAGATAATTTTTAAGGGATCATAGAGCCATGCTTCCCGAGTAAAATAATAAATTATAACCGTAATTATCCATAACACCATAATGCCTGCGCCTGCCTTCAATATGGCTTTTATCCATTTAATATCATCAAATGGTGTAATTTTAGATGACGCGTTTTTATCAAAGAACACCAACTTTATAATATGATAGAATATAAAGACCGCGTAAATAGCATTGCAAATTTCTTCAACGATAATATATTCACTAAAACGCACTTCAAAATCCTTACTAAACAGCATTAAGCCTGTTCTAATAAGGATTTCAGCACTAAAAATCAGCAATGTGAATTTTAAATAGTTTGGATATTCGTCTTTAATTTTAAGATAATAGATCAAAAAGATATAAAAAAAAG
Protein-coding sequences here:
- a CDS encoding helix-turn-helix domain-containing protein, yielding MNYDSIIRLIILIGIVQGFVFNAFVFLNRKKINISIKYLNIVVLCLSLNNLREFVYDGNYLSGVILYIYLAVPWHFLIVPFFYIFLIYYLKIKDEYPNYLKFTLLIFSAEILIRTGLMLFSKDFEVRFSEYIIVEEICNAIYAVFIFYHIIKLVFFDKNASSKITPFDDIKWIKAILKAGAGIMVLWIITVIIYYFTREAWLYDPLKIIYSILIYWLGYQGLIHSKTTNERIDIRQQIENREPNTILEISSEKQNAKLKEKHRADFETIKTYVIDNKRFLDPFFSMDLLSEELNISNSHLSKVINTYSTYNFSDFINSLRVQQAKKLLLSDRFKQYTIVAIGLECGFNSKSTFYSAFKKFTSETPTSYRSRL